The genome window CAAATTTCAGCATAAAATGATATGAATTATGTCCCGTTAAGGGTATTTCGATGGAACACAACATCATTTGTGTTCCATTATAAGAAGAAAAACTATTAAAATTGTTCGCTAATGCAACACAATTTACTAAAAATAATTCATTTTTGTATGCAACATAATTTAAAATAGGATTAAAATGACTCCAAAACTCTTAGTGTGGTTATTTTTCAAAATGCTTGCGGTACTTCTCATAGGAATAAAACCTATGGGGGCTTTTTCAACACAGTACATGATAATTTCACGTACCATATTTTTTAAAAAAATATATAATCAAAAAACTCAACATTGGGGTCTACCCCATGCCCATCAAGCTAAGCTTAAACAAGTTTAATTTCATTTGAGATTTTTTCTTTTTTCTAAAGACTCGGTGTAAACTCTTTAAAAATTTTCATACCAAATAAACCCTATCGGGTTTCAATTTTTTTGATTACGCTACATGATTGTGAGACATAGAAAAGTTGTATACGACGTCTAAGATATCAAAGACTGTTTTTTTCTCATACCTATGGGATTTTCGCCCGTTTTTCTGTAAGAGATTAAACAGACGAAAGAGAATCTTTGTTAATTCTTGGGTGTCTTTCTTACGATCAGTCAACATGTATTTTTAAGTTTTTACTGGAGTAAATATCAGAATGAACAAATACTTGTTATCATGCATACCAAAGATCCCTAATATATACTCGTTTTTTTACTAGGGGTGAGATATGATATGATGAATGAAACTATGATATTAGGCCGTTAACCGATAATCATAGTGTATATCATGTGTAATAAGGTGAAAGAGGAGTTTCAAGAACTTGTTTACACATGCAATGGACGCAACTTTATGACATTTGTTATAGGGTTGCGTTTTTAATTTATCATAATACTCAACAATGTGATTTTGTCCGTAACGTCGTTGTTTAATCATGTTCTGGATGATGAGGAAAAGGAGCTTCCGCAAATGTTTATTTCCACGTTTATTAATTTTATCTTTAAAAAAGGTTTTACCTGATTGAAAACGGCGTATATCAATACCAGCAAATGCATTGAGTTGCTTGTTATTGTTAAAGCGAGTAATATCTCCTATTTCAGCCATCAAGCGTACTGCAGTATTCGGTCCAATCCCAGGAAGACTGAGAATGATATCGTATTCTGCACGTTGCTTGGCTATATATACCATCTTGTTAATACAGCATTCTTTTTGGTGAAGAAGCTCTTGATAGCGTCTTGCGTATAATTTGAGTTGATCACATAGAACATCGTTCTGAGAAACAGCAGGATAGGAAGTTTTCGCTATTTCAAGTATTTGAATCGCTTTTTTCTCCGCTGTAATATTTGATATTTTTTTATTGGTGTTGGCACGAATACGATTTTTTATAATGGTTTTTGAAAGACCTAAAATACAATCTGGGTGGGGGAATAGTTGAACAAAATTTAAAAACAAATCAGATTTACTGGTAAACATTCTCTCCAACTCAGGAAATGTTAATTGGATTACTTTATGCATACGACCACGAATTATCGATAATTCACTATCCAGTTCACTATATATCTAGAAAGAGATTTTAGCTGGTAGAATAAATTATCAGTTCCGGTAAATACTCTTCGGGTAGCTGTAAAATGAGTGAGAGCTAATCGGTGTGCGTCGCTTCGATCGGTCTTATGAATCCGTAAGGAATCACATTGTAGCTTGGCTTCTAATGGGTTTAATAAACAATATGTATACTGATTATCTTGCATCAATCGTTCTAGCTGCCTGGAATAGATACCTGTTGCTTCGAATACGATTTCAGGCAATTCACCGGTCTTATCTGTAAGCTCATGAATCTTTTCTTGTAGCTTTTTGAATTCAGGTTTAGAATGCTTGATTTCACTTTCAAATACACATTGTTTCTGTGCATTATAAATTACCATATAACTTTTACCCATACTGATGTCAAACGCAATTACGTGTTTCATAAAGTTCCTCCTTAGGTGGAATTGAAGTCTTCAACTTACACTTATCGATTCTCATTTCTTATACACGATCTCGAAGACCAACATACTAAAAACTGATTCAAATAAGGTAAGTGAAGAAGATCAGTTTTGTATACGGATTCAGGATCCCAAGACACCCACGACCTTCTCTTCACTTCTACTATATAAAAAATAGTAGTGCGAACCAATGCCTTGGTTTGCACTACTAATCTTAGTATGTTTTGTAAAGATTGATGAATAAGTGAAAAATAATCTTTGATGATATAAATCGCTTTATATTCGCTTAATTCTCGTTTCTTCTTGATGAGGAGTAATTGGCGCATTTGAAACATGGTGGAGGAGCAAAGAAGGATACTTATTAATTGTCCGTATAAGTGACATTCTAGTCGTTCTAATTTTACAGAATTACATTGATGAATACGAAAAAATGATTTCCATGTTTTAAAGATAAGTTCAATTTGCCATCGTAAGGAGTAAAAATCGTATACTTGCTCCTTTGGTAGATATTCCAAAGGAATATTTGTAATGTAAAAGTTAATTGCACTAAGCCGCTTACTGCGTTCTTTATAGGTAATTTGCTTCTTATGTTCTTTAGATGCTAAATCCTTTTGTCTACGCTTCATTTGCGTTTCAGTTAATTTATACAGAATAAGTCTTGCAGGAAGCTTTTGATACATTCCAATATAGATTTCAGGAATTTCATATGTTTCACCTGAATGTAATTGGTCAATAAATTGTTCCATATCTAATTGGATGTACTCAGAGTGTTTTTTTATGGTTCCATTTTGAAAGTATTCAGGTTCTTTATTCTTCTGATATATACGTGTATTGAGCTTTAATCGTGAAATAAAATAAGTACCACACTCGCTTATAGTATGTAAATCTTTTAAGTCGAAATATCCTAAATCACGTATACATACATCGTTCGGTTGAAGGGACATTAAACAAGTAGAACCATAAGTTTTATCATTGTGCTTTCCCGATCCTACATGAACATGCAGAAATTGACCACTTAGTAAATCATACTCTAGTTGAATTTTCACACCAGCATTTTGACCGCTACCACCTGAACCTTGATATGTAGAAGTGAATTTATCTGGAATTTGAAAATGTGTAGAATCCAATATGCGGATACGTCGAAAATAGTTTGTATACAAAGTTGGAATCTTGCTAGAAGAACAAAATTGTTGGTGAAGTAAATGTGCTAAGAGTTGTTGCAAAAACTGAACAGCCTGAGAATTAAAACGTTGATTGAGTCCTTCTGGACTCATGGAAATACTTGTAGTAGCTTCTAATCGACTACATAGTTGTGTTAATGAAGTATGAGCTATGTTTTTGCTTAACCAAACACACAGAGCCACTAAATCTTGTGCACGATATTTACTTTTTCGTTGGACAAATCCTACTTTTCTTGCTAAATTTTCTAGGGCGTATGGTGACATATGTTGCTGTAATTCTCTAGAAAACAATTGTAATTCATCAGAAATTGATAAATTCATACCAAAAACGCCATCCTTTCTGTATATTTCTACAAAAAGAATAGCGTTTTTTTCATTTTGTGAATACAAATTCGCTTTAGTTTGATAGAGATGTGGCATGGCTCCTTTATAAACACATTCTACTATTTATAACAAATTACTTTGACAGACAAAGTAATATTTCGTCTTATATACTATAAGAGGTGATATATAATGAGTGTTATATCTACAGACTTAATCCGTGGGCATACGGACATGATCATCTTAAATGTTCTTCGTCAAGGTGATAGTTATGGATATGAAATATACAAAAGGATTATTGAATTAAGTGACAATCAATACGAATTAAAGGAAGCTACTTTATATACAGCTTTTCGTCGATTAGAGAAAGAAGGTCACATCTCTTCCTATTGGGGAGACGAAACTCAAGGGGGAAGACGAAAATATTACCACATTACAGAATCTGGTGTGGATTTTTATAAAAATGGTAAAAAAGAGTGGAACATTGCGAAAGAGATTATAGATCGTCTAATTAAAGGAGAGATTACAGATGTTAGTGAGAACTAAAAAATTAGATGAAAGAATACAGGATTACATCGATAAACAGTTTATAGATGTAAAAGGAACACAACAACTTTTTGATATGAAGGAAGAATTATTTATAAATCTAAAAGAACGAATTTCAGATATGATTAAAGAGGGTTATACAGAAGAAGACGCATTTAAAAAAGGAGTCATTTCAATCGGGGATTTAAGTGACTTAGTGGAAGAAATGCAATTGTATGGTCAAGATGAAATGAAACAATCTATTGACTCTAAAGAAGCAATGCATATTTCAACAAAAGGATTGATTGGTGGAATATTATTATTTCTTTTTGGGATATTCGCATCCTCAATAGCAACTCATTTACTTGGATCGCAATTGTTTTGGGTTACCTCTTGTCTTTTCACTGTTCCAGGTATGTTGTTGATTATTTATAGTTTACTAATAAAAGAGACACGTAAACGTTATGCAATGAATAAAACTCGTGCTAGACGTTATATTTTAGCAATCGGAACTTTTCTGTATGGTTTGTGTATATCGATTATAGTTTACTCACTTCCACTAGA of Bacillus clarus contains these proteins:
- a CDS encoding IS4 family transposase, coding for MNLSISDELQLFSRELQQHMSPYALENLARKVGFVQRKSKYRAQDLVALCVWLSKNIAHTSLTQLCSRLEATTSISMSPEGLNQRFNSQAVQFLQQLLAHLLHQQFCSSSKIPTLYTNYFRRIRILDSTHFQIPDKFTSTYQGSGGSGQNAGVKIQLEYDLLSGQFLHVHVGSGKHNDKTYGSTCLMSLQPNDVCIRDLGYFDLKDLHTISECGTYFISRLKLNTRIYQKNKEPEYFQNGTIKKHSEYIQLDMEQFIDQLHSGETYEIPEIYIGMYQKLPARLILYKLTETQMKRRQKDLASKEHKKQITYKERSKRLSAINFYITNIPLEYLPKEQVYDFYSLRWQIELIFKTWKSFFRIHQCNSVKLERLECHLYGQLISILLCSSTMFQMRQLLLIKKKRELSEYKAIYIIKDYFSLIHQSLQNILRLVVQTKALVRTTIFYIVEVKRRSWVSWDPESVYKTDLLHLPYLNQFLVCWSSRSCIRNENR
- a CDS encoding PadR family transcriptional regulator, giving the protein MSVISTDLIRGHTDMIILNVLRQGDSYGYEIYKRIIELSDNQYELKEATLYTAFRRLEKEGHISSYWGDETQGGRRKYYHITESGVDFYKNGKKEWNIAKEIIDRLIKGEITDVSEN
- a CDS encoding permease prefix domain 1-containing protein; amino-acid sequence: MLVRTKKLDERIQDYIDKQFIDVKGTQQLFDMKEELFINLKERISDMIKEGYTEEDAFKKGVISIGDLSDLVEEMQLYGQDEMKQSIDSKEAMHISTKGLIGGILLFLFGIFASSIATHLLGSQLFWVTSCLFTVPGMLLIIYSLLIKETRKRYAMNKTRARRYILAIGTFLYGLCISIIVYSLPLELVALVLFMVSILISLAILLPLLLTGRSRLKNRRI